The proteins below come from a single Gammaproteobacteria bacterium genomic window:
- a CDS encoding NADH-quinone oxidoreductase subunit C — MPNPKQQLADALQAAFAERLDSVTVAHNEVTVEVATENLVAVATELRDDPQFQFKQLVDVCGVDYSQFGRFEWITEDASRSGFSRGVAAASSGHLQFGDELESMTTQGRRFAAVYHLLSYVHNRRLRVRVFAPDDDFPVVPTVTEIWASADWYEREAFDLFGILFSDHPDLRRILTDYGFVGHPFRKDFPMVGHVEMRYDPERGRVVYEPVTIEARVLVPRVKRDDHRYIIDAPEEAQDDA; from the coding sequence ATGCCGAATCCGAAACAGCAACTGGCTGACGCGCTGCAAGCGGCGTTTGCCGAGAGACTCGACTCGGTGACGGTCGCCCACAACGAGGTTACCGTTGAAGTTGCTACCGAAAACCTTGTCGCCGTCGCCACTGAACTGCGTGATGATCCCCAGTTTCAATTTAAGCAGTTAGTCGATGTCTGTGGTGTCGATTACTCCCAGTTTGGTCGCTTCGAATGGATCACCGAGGATGCCAGTCGCTCGGGTTTTAGTCGCGGTGTCGCCGCCGCGTCATCCGGTCACCTGCAGTTCGGCGATGAACTCGAGTCAATGACAACACAGGGCAGGCGCTTCGCCGCGGTTTATCACTTGCTGTCCTATGTCCACAACCGACGCTTGCGGGTGCGTGTATTCGCCCCCGACGACGACTTCCCGGTGGTCCCTACCGTGACTGAAATCTGGGCATCGGCTGACTGGTATGAACGCGAGGCTTTCGATTTATTCGGTATCCTGTTTAGTGACCATCCCGATTTACGTCGCATCCTTACCGACTATGGCTTTGTTGGTCACCCGTTTCGCAAGGATTTTCCGATGGTCGGGCACGTGGAAATGCGTTACGACCCGGAACGCGGACGCGTGGTTTATGAACCGGTAACCATCGAAGCGCGGGTGCTGGTGCCGCGCGTTAAACGCGATGATCATCGCTACATCATCGACGCACCGGAAGAGGCACAGGACGATGCCTGA
- the folP gene encoding dihydropteroate synthase, whose product MAQLSISSNLQIMGVVNATPDSFSDGGKFNTIQKALKHAQRLISEGADILDIGGESTRPGSRQVGLDEELERTIPLIEAIREMSDIPISIDTSKPGVMQASVTAGATMINSIWALQLEDSLQVAADLKVPVILMHMQGSPATMQQDPTYADVVGEVKEFLKARIDAALDAGIALEHIIIDPGFGFGKTIEHNLLLLKSLFEFKQLGVPVLAGLSRKRMIGTILDKPVDQRLYGSLSTAVMAAMLGADILRVHDVAETVDAIKMVKALGQVAT is encoded by the coding sequence ATGGCGCAGCTGTCAATTTCCAGTAATCTGCAAATTATGGGGGTTGTTAACGCAACCCCCGATTCGTTTTCGGATGGTGGAAAATTTAACACGATCCAAAAGGCCCTGAAGCATGCCCAACGATTGATTTCCGAGGGCGCTGATATCCTTGATATCGGGGGTGAATCCACCCGGCCCGGATCCCGCCAGGTGGGCCTGGATGAAGAGCTCGAACGCACCATTCCATTAATCGAAGCAATTCGGGAGATGTCCGACATACCGATTTCCATCGACACCAGCAAGCCGGGTGTCATGCAGGCTTCGGTAACAGCCGGCGCAACCATGATCAATAGTATCTGGGCTTTACAACTCGAGGATTCCTTGCAGGTTGCGGCAGATTTGAAGGTGCCGGTGATTTTAATGCATATGCAGGGATCGCCGGCGACAATGCAGCAAGACCCCACTTACGCTGACGTTGTCGGAGAGGTAAAAGAATTTCTCAAGGCGCGAATCGATGCCGCACTCGATGCCGGGATTGCGCTCGAACACATTATTATCGATCCAGGATTTGGATTTGGTAAAACCATCGAGCATAATCTGCTGCTATTGAAATCATTATTCGAATTTAAACAACTGGGGGTTCCCGTGCTGGCAGGATTATCTCGCAAGCGCATGATCGGTACGATACTGGACAAGCCGGTTGACCAGCGTCTATACGGCAGTCTGTCGACCGCGGTTATGGCGGCAATGCTGGGCGCCGATATCCTGCGCGTGCATGATGTGGCCGAGACGGTGGATGCAATCAAGATGGTTAAAGCCCTGGGGCAGGTGGCAACGTGA
- a CDS encoding NADH-quinone oxidoreductase subunit A has product MLGNYLPILIFMSITLVMGTVFIILGKLLGPSRPDAEKNSPYECGFEAFEDSRMKFDVRYYLVAILFIIFDLEIAFLFPWAIVLDQIGTFGLVAMAIFLTVLVVGFVYEWKKGALEWE; this is encoded by the coding sequence ATGCTAGGTAATTATCTACCCATCCTGATTTTCATGTCGATTACGCTCGTAATGGGGACTGTTTTCATTATTCTGGGCAAACTGCTGGGCCCCTCGCGCCCGGATGCGGAAAAAAATTCTCCCTATGAGTGTGGCTTCGAGGCTTTCGAGGACAGCCGCATGAAATTCGACGTGCGTTACTACCTGGTTGCGATCCTGTTTATCATTTTTGATCTCGAAATTGCCTTCCTGTTTCCGTGGGCTATCGTGCTGGACCAAATTGGGACATTTGGCCTCGTAGCGATGGCAATTTTCTTGACGGTTCTGGTTGTCGGATTCGTCTACGAGTGGAAGAAGGGAGCACTCGAATGGGAATAG
- the glmM gene encoding phosphoglucosamine mutase — protein sequence MSRKYFGTDGIRGRVGQVPMTVDFIMKLGWAAGKVLSQSSRGQVVIGKDTRISGYMFESALEAGLAAAGLDVLLLGPMPTPAIAYITQSQRASAGIVISASHNPYHDDGVKFFNADGFKLPDSVEQEIEALLDQELTMVEPEQIGKATRMEDAKGRYIEFCKSSIAFHRSLRGMKLVVDCANGATYHIAPTVFRELGADVIELGTSPNGMNINQDVGALYAENMRAHVLENQADLGIAFDGDGDRVMMMDARGDVKNGDQLLYTIAKNKLVNGELEGGVVGTLMTNLGCEHALKAQNIPFERAAVGDRYVLEKLVEHGWCLGGESSGHLICLDKTTTGDGIIAALQVLDGLVNSGQTLTEACSDMEIYPQTMINVPISKTLDLENSALIQDALKSAESALGDSGRVLLRASGTEPLIRVMVEGQDQAEVEKIAAILAEAVKEAAQNQGK from the coding sequence GTGAGTCGAAAGTACTTTGGAACTGATGGTATTCGCGGTCGGGTCGGTCAGGTGCCGATGACCGTCGATTTCATCATGAAACTCGGCTGGGCGGCAGGCAAGGTTCTGTCGCAGTCGAGCCGAGGGCAGGTTGTTATCGGTAAGGACACCCGGATTTCCGGGTACATGTTCGAGTCTGCACTGGAAGCGGGTCTTGCTGCAGCCGGACTCGATGTCCTGTTACTCGGTCCCATGCCCACCCCTGCAATTGCCTATATCACCCAGTCGCAGCGTGCCAGTGCCGGAATCGTAATCAGTGCGTCGCATAACCCGTATCACGATGACGGCGTCAAGTTCTTCAACGCGGACGGCTTCAAGCTGCCGGATTCGGTCGAGCAGGAAATCGAGGCCTTGCTGGACCAGGAACTGACAATGGTCGAGCCGGAGCAGATTGGCAAGGCCACCCGGATGGAGGATGCCAAGGGACGCTATATTGAGTTTTGTAAAAGCTCGATCGCTTTTCACAGGTCATTGCGCGGCATGAAACTCGTGGTCGACTGTGCCAACGGTGCTACCTATCATATTGCGCCGACGGTTTTTCGTGAACTGGGTGCCGACGTGATCGAACTGGGTACCAGCCCCAACGGCATGAATATAAACCAGGACGTTGGTGCACTGTACGCTGAGAACATGCGTGCGCACGTGCTTGAAAACCAGGCCGACCTGGGCATTGCCTTCGATGGCGACGGCGACCGTGTGATGATGATGGATGCACGCGGTGATGTGAAAAACGGCGATCAGCTACTTTACACCATTGCCAAGAACAAACTGGTTAACGGAGAGCTCGAGGGTGGCGTGGTCGGTACCCTGATGACTAATCTCGGCTGTGAACACGCACTTAAAGCCCAGAATATTCCATTTGAGCGTGCCGCCGTCGGTGATCGTTACGTGCTGGAGAAGCTGGTTGAGCACGGCTGGTGCCTGGGTGGTGAATCCTCCGGCCACCTGATTTGCCTGGATAAGACGACAACGGGAGACGGCATCATCGCCGCGCTGCAGGTCCTCGACGGACTGGTCAACAGTGGGCAGACGCTTACCGAAGCCTGCAGCGATATGGAGATTTATCCGCAAACCATGATTAACGTGCCGATCTCGAAGACGCTCGACCTGGAAAACTCGGCACTGATACAGGATGCTCTCAAATCTGCCGAATCTGCGTTGGGTGATTCGGGCAGAGTGCTGTTGCGTGCCTCCGGCACCGAACCGTTGATTCGGGTTATGGTGGAAGGTCAGGATCAGGCCGAGGTTGAAAAGATAGCGGCCATACTGGCTGAGGCAGTCAAGGAAGCCGCGCAAAACCAGGGAAAATAG
- a CDS encoding YhbY family RNA-binding protein, whose amino-acid sequence MELTRGQIKRLRTEGHRLKLKPVVIIGQKGLSENLHQELEVALTHHELIKLRIPAFDKAGKRGLSQSLCERHQAQLVEHIGNVIVIYRRNKETDRFAPLLGS is encoded by the coding sequence ATGGAATTAACCAGGGGACAAATCAAGCGCCTGCGCACGGAGGGCCATCGGCTAAAGTTAAAACCGGTCGTAATCATTGGGCAAAAAGGCCTGAGCGAGAATCTGCACCAGGAACTGGAAGTCGCCCTGACTCACCACGAACTGATAAAATTGCGCATCCCGGCGTTCGACAAGGCGGGGAAACGTGGACTCAGCCAGTCGCTTTGCGAACGACACCAGGCACAGCTGGTTGAACACATCGGCAATGTCATCGTCATTTATCGACGCAATAAAGAAACCGATCGCTTTGCTCCACTGCTTGGCAGCTGA
- the rlmE gene encoding 23S rRNA (uridine(2552)-2'-O)-methyltransferase RlmE — protein MSRSKSSKRWLQEHHRDAYVLKAREQGYRSRAVFKLEQIQQKDHVLKRGQFVLDLGAAPGGWSEYASRIVSDEGRIIALDLLPIEPIAGVEVIQGDFTLQETLDRLLALTGGRQFDLVLSDMAPNLSGMESVDQPKSIHLAELAFDLAREWLSPDGIFVSKLFQGAGFDDLVARLRATFESVKLRKPDSSRSRSNEIYAVCHGLR, from the coding sequence ATGTCCCGATCGAAATCGAGTAAACGCTGGTTACAGGAACATCATCGCGATGCCTACGTGCTGAAAGCACGCGAGCAGGGATATCGTTCGCGTGCAGTATTCAAGCTTGAACAGATTCAGCAAAAAGATCATGTCCTGAAACGCGGGCAGTTTGTGCTCGATCTTGGTGCGGCGCCGGGTGGCTGGAGTGAGTACGCGAGCCGTATCGTAAGTGACGAGGGCAGGATCATAGCGCTCGATTTATTGCCGATAGAGCCCATTGCCGGGGTTGAAGTAATACAGGGAGATTTCACATTACAGGAGACGCTGGATCGATTGCTGGCGTTAACTGGTGGGCGTCAATTTGATCTTGTATTATCGGATATGGCCCCCAACTTAAGCGGTATGGAGTCTGTAGACCAGCCGAAATCGATCCACCTGGCTGAACTGGCATTTGACCTGGCACGTGAATGGTTAAGCCCTGACGGTATTTTCGTCAGTAAACTGTTCCAGGGCGCTGGATTTGATGATCTAGTAGCGCGGTTACGCGCGACGTTTGAATCAGTCAAGCTGCGTAAGCCCGATTCGTCGCGGTCGCGATCGAATGAAATTTATGCCGTTTGTCATGGTCTTAGGTAG
- the ftsH gene encoding ATP-dependent zinc metalloprotease FtsH, whose product MNDVVKNLVLWVVIAVVLLSVFHSFGERTSSSQTLIYSDFLTQVKQGQVREVTIEGQNITGKMNSGTPFTTYSPETNNSALIGDLERANVSILGKPPEPPSLLGHMFISWFPFIVLIGLWIFFMRQMQGGGSGRGAMSFGKSKARLLGEDQINISFNDVAGVDEAKEEVAELVEFLRDPSKFQKLGGKIPRGVLMVGSPGTGKTLLAKAIAGEAKVPFFTISGSDFVEMFVGVGASRVRDMFDQAKKHAPCIIFIDEIDAVGRHRGAGLGGGHDEREQTLNQLLVEMDGFEGNEGVIVIAATNRPDVLDPALLRPGRFDRQVVVPLPDVRGRSLILKVHMRKVPAAENVDPMVIARGTPGFSGADLANLVNEAALFAARANKKMVTMAEFERAKDKIMMGAERKSMIMKDEEKKLTAYHEAGHAIVGRLVPEHDPVYKVSIIPRGRALGVTMFLPEEDRYSYSKRHLESQLSSLFGGRIAEQLIFGTEAVTTGASNDIERATGIARSMVTQWGLSDRMGPLTYSEEEGEVFLGKTYGKQKTVSDETAQAIDSEIRAIIDRNYQRAHDILTKEEDKLHKMADALMKYETIDSGQIDAIMEGREPGPPADWSDDETGPTPDEPTGTASTGEDPDLDPAKLH is encoded by the coding sequence GTGAATGATGTAGTTAAGAATTTGGTATTGTGGGTTGTCATCGCGGTCGTGTTGCTGTCGGTATTCCACAGTTTCGGCGAGCGTACCAGTAGCTCGCAGACGTTGATCTACTCGGATTTTCTGACCCAGGTCAAGCAGGGCCAGGTACGCGAAGTTACCATCGAAGGGCAGAATATTACCGGCAAAATGAATTCCGGTACCCCGTTCACGACTTACAGCCCGGAAACCAACAACAGTGCCCTGATTGGTGATCTCGAGCGTGCCAATGTCTCCATCCTCGGTAAACCGCCGGAGCCACCCTCGCTACTGGGACACATGTTCATCAGCTGGTTTCCGTTTATCGTCCTGATCGGGCTGTGGATATTTTTCATGCGCCAGATGCAGGGCGGTGGCAGTGGCCGCGGTGCGATGTCCTTTGGCAAGAGCAAGGCACGCCTGCTGGGTGAAGACCAGATCAATATCAGCTTTAATGACGTGGCCGGCGTCGACGAGGCCAAGGAAGAGGTTGCGGAACTGGTCGAATTTCTGCGCGATCCTTCCAAGTTCCAGAAACTGGGCGGCAAAATACCGCGCGGCGTCCTGATGGTTGGTTCTCCCGGCACGGGTAAAACCTTACTGGCCAAGGCGATCGCGGGCGAAGCCAAGGTACCCTTTTTCACGATTTCAGGTTCCGACTTTGTTGAAATGTTTGTCGGTGTCGGTGCGTCGCGGGTACGCGATATGTTCGACCAGGCCAAGAAGCATGCGCCCTGTATCATTTTTATCGATGAGATCGATGCGGTTGGACGACATAGAGGCGCCGGTCTGGGTGGTGGGCACGACGAACGCGAGCAGACATTGAACCAGTTGCTGGTCGAAATGGACGGATTCGAAGGTAACGAGGGCGTCATCGTTATCGCGGCGACCAATCGTCCCGACGTGCTTGATCCCGCCCTGTTGCGACCCGGACGCTTCGATCGCCAGGTGGTAGTGCCCCTGCCCGACGTGCGTGGCCGCTCGCTGATCCTCAAGGTACACATGCGCAAGGTGCCGGCGGCCGAGAACGTCGACCCGATGGTAATCGCGCGCGGAACACCGGGTTTCTCCGGTGCCGATCTGGCCAACCTGGTCAACGAAGCCGCACTGTTTGCCGCACGTGCCAATAAAAAGATGGTGACGATGGCGGAATTCGAACGCGCCAAGGACAAGATCATGATGGGTGCGGAACGTAAGTCGATGATCATGAAGGACGAGGAAAAGAAGTTAACGGCCTATCACGAAGCCGGTCACGCGATCGTCGGACGCCTGGTGCCGGAACACGATCCGGTATACAAGGTGAGTATCATTCCAAGAGGGCGGGCACTCGGGGTAACCATGTTCCTGCCCGAAGAAGATCGCTACAGCTATAGCAAGCGTCACCTCGAAAGCCAGTTATCCAGCCTGTTTGGCGGGCGCATCGCGGAACAGCTGATCTTTGGTACCGAAGCCGTGACGACCGGGGCTTCCAACGATATCGAGCGTGCGACTGGTATCGCCCGTAGCATGGTTACGCAGTGGGGTCTGTCAGATCGTATGGGTCCGTTGACCTATAGCGAAGAAGAGGGTGAAGTATTCCTTGGCAAGACCTACGGCAAGCAGAAAACGGTATCCGACGAAACCGCACAGGCGATCGACTCCGAGATTCGCGCGATCATCGATCGTAACTATCAGCGTGCGCATGACATCCTCACTAAAGAGGAGGACAAACTGCACAAGATGGCGGATGCGTTGATGAAATACGAAACCATCGATTCCGGTCAAATTGACGCGATCATGGAAGGCAGGGAACCGGGTCCTCCCGCGGACTGGTCCGACGACGAGACCGGCCCGACACCGGATGAACCCACGGGAACCGCCAGTACCGGCGAAGATCCTGATTTAGATCCCGCCAAGTTGCACTAG
- the nuoE gene encoding NADH-quinone oxidoreductase subunit NuoE — MAIETISKLDLLNDHTRAEIDHCVARFPPEHKRSGVLQALSAAQHQNGGFLTTDLMDAVAEYLELSPIHVYEVASFYSMYETKPVARHNVAICTNISCMLMGSDSIVEHVENKLGIRIGESTEDGRIYLKCEEECLAACSGGPMMQVDHVYHVDLTPEKVDEILDALE; from the coding sequence ATGGCCATTGAAACTATATCGAAGCTCGATCTGTTGAACGATCACACGCGCGCGGAGATCGATCACTGTGTGGCCCGGTTTCCGCCCGAACACAAACGCTCGGGCGTGTTGCAGGCGCTCTCCGCCGCGCAGCATCAGAACGGAGGTTTTTTAACCACCGACCTGATGGATGCGGTGGCCGAGTACCTGGAGTTATCGCCGATCCACGTCTACGAAGTGGCATCTTTTTACTCGATGTATGAAACCAAACCGGTAGCCCGTCATAACGTTGCGATCTGTACCAACATTTCCTGCATGTTAATGGGCTCGGACAGCATTGTTGAGCATGTCGAAAACAAGCTCGGCATCAGGATCGGGGAGAGTACCGAGGACGGGCGCATCTACCTGAAGTGCGAGGAAGAATGCCTGGCTGCCTGTTCGGGTGGTCCGATGATGCAGGTTGATCACGTTTATCACGTCGACCTGACCCCGGAAAAAGTCGATGAAATCCTGGATGCGCTGGAGTAA
- the secG gene encoding preprotein translocase subunit SecG produces MENINSILLIAQVLLSISLIALILIQHGKGADAGAAFGSGASATVFGARGSGNFLSRATTAVAILFFCVCLALAYVTTNREIPDGVTGSVTTQESMVVPAQGADELPPVEPQGDSVQQSDLPPAE; encoded by the coding sequence ATGGAAAACATTAACAGCATTTTACTGATCGCACAGGTGTTATTGTCGATTTCCCTGATCGCGCTTATCCTGATACAGCATGGCAAGGGCGCCGATGCGGGTGCAGCCTTTGGCAGTGGTGCCTCGGCGACCGTTTTTGGTGCACGCGGTTCTGGCAATTTTTTAAGCAGGGCCACGACCGCCGTTGCGATCCTGTTTTTTTGCGTTTGCCTTGCGCTTGCCTATGTTACGACCAACCGCGAGATACCTGATGGCGTTACCGGTAGCGTTACTACGCAGGAGTCGATGGTTGTGCCCGCGCAGGGAGCTGACGAATTACCGCCAGTCGAGCCGCAAGGCGATAGCGTCCAGCAATCAGATTTACCCCCGGCCGAGTAG
- the greA gene encoding transcription elongation factor GreA: protein MNQIPLTAAGAERLKLELRELKSVKRPAVIEAIATAREHGDLKENAEYHAAREEQSFTEGRIAELEAALSNAQIIDITTLKQTGRVVFGCSVTLVDAETESEVAYQIVGDIEADINENRIAISSPIARALIGKEEGDDVVVEAPAGTREYVITGVEYK, encoded by the coding sequence ATGAATCAAATTCCGCTAACCGCTGCCGGTGCAGAGAGGCTTAAACTGGAGCTCAGGGAACTGAAGTCCGTCAAGCGACCGGCCGTGATCGAGGCGATTGCGACCGCCAGGGAGCATGGTGACCTCAAGGAAAATGCCGAGTATCACGCCGCGCGTGAGGAGCAGAGTTTTACCGAGGGGCGTATCGCCGAGCTGGAAGCAGCACTGTCAAACGCGCAGATCATCGATATCACAACACTGAAACAGACGGGTCGCGTGGTGTTCGGATGTAGCGTAACCCTGGTCGATGCGGAAACAGAGTCCGAAGTTGCTTACCAGATCGTGGGTGATATCGAGGCCGATATAAATGAAAACCGAATCGCCATCAGCTCGCCGATAGCGCGCGCATTGATTGGCAAGGAAGAGGGCGATGACGTGGTTGTCGAGGCGCCTGCCGGCACCCGGGAATATGTCATTACCGGTGTGGAGTACAAGTAG
- a CDS encoding NADH-quinone oxidoreductase subunit D encodes MPEIKNYTLNFGPQHPAAHGVLRLVLEMDGEVIERADPHIGLLHRATEKLAETKPYNQTIGYMDRLDYVSMMCNEHGYVLAIEKLLGLEIPERARYIRVMFDEITRILNHLMWIGTHALDVGAMTMFLYAFREREDLMDMYEAVSGARMHATYYRPGGVARDLPDAMPQYLESRWRSSKEAGRLNENRQGSLLDFAEDFAGRFPGYVDEYETLLTDNRIWKQRTVGIGVVSEERAYQLGFTGPMLRGSGVEWDLRKKQPYEVYHRMDFDIPVGTNGDCYDRYLVRVEEMRQSNRIIRQCIEWLRANPGSVMTDNHKVAPPRRELLKADMEGLIHHFKLFTEGYTLPEGEVYTSIEHPKGEFGVYLISDGANKPYRLKIRAPGFAHLSSMNEMAQGHMLADVVAIIGTQDIVFGEIDR; translated from the coding sequence ATGCCTGAAATCAAGAACTACACGCTCAATTTCGGTCCCCAGCATCCCGCGGCCCACGGGGTATTGCGCCTGGTTCTGGAAATGGATGGTGAAGTCATCGAACGTGCCGATCCGCATATCGGTTTGTTGCATCGTGCCACCGAAAAACTCGCCGAAACCAAACCATATAATCAAACCATTGGCTACATGGACCGCCTTGATTACGTATCCATGATGTGTAACGAACATGGATACGTACTCGCGATAGAGAAATTACTCGGCCTCGAGATACCGGAACGCGCGCGCTACATCCGGGTTATGTTTGATGAAATAACACGTATTTTGAATCACCTGATGTGGATCGGTACGCATGCCCTCGATGTCGGCGCAATGACCATGTTCCTGTACGCTTTTCGCGAGCGCGAAGACCTGATGGATATGTACGAGGCTGTGTCCGGCGCGCGCATGCATGCAACTTATTATCGCCCCGGCGGTGTTGCCCGCGATCTGCCCGACGCAATGCCGCAATACCTGGAGAGTCGCTGGCGCAGCAGTAAGGAAGCCGGACGCCTGAATGAAAATCGACAGGGTAGTCTGCTCGATTTCGCCGAGGATTTCGCGGGCCGGTTTCCAGGCTATGTCGACGAATACGAAACCCTGTTGACTGACAATCGAATCTGGAAACAACGTACCGTAGGCATTGGCGTCGTGAGTGAAGAGCGTGCCTACCAGCTCGGGTTTACTGGCCCGATGCTGCGCGGCTCGGGGGTCGAATGGGATCTGCGCAAGAAACAGCCTTACGAGGTATACCATCGTATGGACTTCGATATACCGGTCGGCACCAACGGGGATTGCTATGATCGCTACCTGGTGCGCGTCGAGGAGATGCGCCAGTCAAATCGTATTATCAGGCAATGCATCGAGTGGCTGCGCGCCAACCCGGGAAGCGTAATGACCGATAATCACAAGGTGGCACCGCCGCGTCGTGAACTACTGAAGGCTGACATGGAAGGCCTGATCCACCACTTCAAGCTTTTTACCGAGGGCTATACCCTGCCCGAGGGTGAGGTTTACACCAGCATCGAACACCCCAAGGGTGAGTTTGGCGTTTATCTGATTTCGGACGGGGCCAACAAGCCCTATCGCCTCAAGATCCGTGCGCCTGGCTTCGCCCACCTGTCCAGTATGAACGAGATGGCGCAGGGACACATGCTGGCCGACGTGGTCGCAATTATCGGAACCCAGGATATCGTGTTCGGGGAGATCGACCGATAA
- a CDS encoding NADH-quinone oxidoreductase subunit B yields the protein MGIEGVFEQGFVTTSADKLINWARTGSMWPMTFGLACCAVEMMQAGAARYDLDRFGIIFRPSPRQSDVMIVAGTLVNKMAPALRKVYDQMAEPRWVISMGSCANGGGYYHYSYSVVRGCDRVVPVDVYVPGCPPTAEALLYGIIQLQNKIKRTNTIAR from the coding sequence ATGGGAATAGAAGGCGTATTTGAACAGGGCTTTGTTACCACCTCGGCCGATAAATTAATCAACTGGGCCCGGACCGGTTCGATGTGGCCGATGACCTTCGGCCTCGCCTGCTGCGCGGTCGAAATGATGCAGGCCGGGGCGGCGCGTTATGACCTGGATCGGTTTGGCATTATATTCCGGCCGAGCCCCCGCCAGTCAGATGTCATGATCGTGGCTGGAACCCTGGTCAACAAGATGGCTCCGGCGCTGCGCAAAGTCTATGACCAGATGGCGGAACCTCGCTGGGTGATCTCGATGGGTTCCTGCGCCAATGGCGGCGGTTACTATCATTATTCGTACTCGGTGGTGCGCGGCTGTGACCGGGTAGTCCCGGTTGATGTCTATGTGCCCGGCTGCCCGCCGACCGCAGAGGCGCTGCTGTATGGCATTATACAGCTGCAAAACAAAATCAAGCGCACCAATACGATAGCGCGCTAG
- the tpiA gene encoding triose-phosphate isomerase: MRSSLIAGNWKMNGDLQSVIDLVEGIKAGNPGKAELVVCPPAVFLMKVGGMLADTKISLGAQNVCDQEQGAYTGEISASMLKECGCRYAIVGHSERRSHYLESDQLVAARFALAVSAGLSPILCIGETLYEHEQGVTEAIVAKQIDAVLDLCGIAGFGRAVIAYEPVWAIGTGLVASPDKAQAVHAFIRGKLAANDAEIAQRVQILYGGSMNPANAADLLSQPDIDGGLIGGASLKADDFLAIAQSA, encoded by the coding sequence ATGCGTTCTAGCCTCATTGCTGGCAACTGGAAAATGAACGGCGATCTGCAGTCCGTGATCGACCTGGTTGAAGGGATTAAGGCCGGAAATCCGGGTAAAGCCGAACTGGTGGTTTGTCCGCCGGCTGTGTTTTTGATGAAGGTTGGCGGCATGCTGGCTGACACCAAAATTTCACTCGGTGCGCAGAATGTCTGCGACCAGGAACAGGGTGCCTATACTGGGGAAATTTCGGCAAGTATGCTAAAAGAATGTGGCTGTCGTTATGCGATTGTCGGTCATTCGGAAAGGCGATCGCATTACCTGGAATCGGATCAGCTGGTAGCCGCAAGATTTGCGTTGGCAGTCAGTGCCGGCCTGAGCCCGATTCTCTGTATCGGTGAAACCCTGTATGAGCATGAGCAGGGAGTCACCGAAGCCATCGTCGCAAAGCAGATCGATGCGGTTCTCGATCTGTGCGGAATTGCTGGTTTCGGGCGTGCCGTAATTGCCTATGAACCGGTGTGGGCGATTGGAACCGGGCTGGTTGCATCGCCCGATAAGGCGCAGGCGGTACACGCGTTTATTCGCGGCAAGCTTGCCGCAAATGATGCTGAAATAGCTCAACGAGTGCAGATTTTATACGGTGGCAGTATGAATCCTGCGAATGCGGCTGATTTATTGTCACAGCCGGATATTGATGGTGGATTAATCGGCGGGGCGTCGTTAAAAGCCGATGATTTTCTGGCCATCGCACAATCAGCCTAG